A stretch of Miscanthus floridulus cultivar M001 chromosome 13, ASM1932011v1, whole genome shotgun sequence DNA encodes these proteins:
- the LOC136501127 gene encoding uncharacterized protein yields the protein MGSASSPSPPSRRQWSWGSALAGAATTAAATALVLCRPRDPRFELISISLSAFHFRAPAALDIGLTLTVHATNPNVVPVRYGPSTVSILYGGAHLGTARLDAGEQPATSCRLLHLPARLDGVELAHRARAILSDVARRHMELDAAVEIAGEAAMLLWSRPFSVRIDSHITVDPVFLEVVEQENRSEMQIYLA from the coding sequence ATGGGCAGCGCGTCGTCCCCGTCCCCGCCGTCGCGCCGGCAGTGGAGCTGGGGCTCAGCGCTCGCCGGCGCGGCGACGACGGCCGCCGCCACGGCGCTGGTGCTGTGCCGGCCGCGGGACCCTCGGTTCGAGCTCATCTCCATCAGCCTGTCCGCGTTCCACTTCCGCGCGCCGGCGGCGCTGGACATCGGCCTCACCCTCACCGTGCACGCCACCAACCCCAACGTCGTGCCGGTCCGCTACGGGCCCTCCACCGTCTCCATCCTCTACGGCGGCGCGCACCTCGGCACCGCCCGCCTCGACGCCGGCGAGCAGCCCGCCACCTCctgccgcctgctccacctcccgGCGCGCCTCGACGGCGTCGAGCTCGCGCACCGCGCCCGCGCCATCCTCTCCGACGTCGCGCGCCGCCACATGGAGCTGGACGCGGCCGTCGAGATCGCCGGCGAGGCCGCGATGCTGCTCTGGTCACGCCCCTTCTCCGTCCGCATCGACAGCCACATCACCGTCGACCCCGTCTTCCTGGAGGTGGTCGAGCAGGAGAACCGCTCGGAGATGCAGATCTACCTCGCCTGA
- the LOC136501125 gene encoding uncharacterized protein, translating into MAPPAAPTALHHRTPLLLPRRATARAARAASLAVRAAQPDTTAASASTSAPEPPAPEFKPPPGFKVPEPKRFEVKPGQQNSVLGASLAIPLRLSTGVFVLGYSPSLVSPSEIPSDQYALEFGAWKVKEESKIGQCKRPEKPIEIYEFEGCPFCRKVREMVSVLDLDVLFYPCPQKGPTFRPKVLEMGGKKQFPYMVDPNTGVAMYESDDIIKYLADTYGDGTVPIMLSLGLLTTITAGLATLGRFGKGNSYTASKVPPQPIKIWAYEGSPFCRLVRETLVELELPHLLHSCARGSPKRQEFLKKKGVFQAPYIEDPNTGVQMFESAEIIDYLKGTYALYPSS; encoded by the exons ATGGCTCCGCCCGCCGCCCCCACCGCGCTGCACCACCGCAcgcccctcctcctcccccgccgcGCCACCGCGCGCGCCGCCAGGGCCGCTTCGCTCGCCGTCAGGGCGGCCCAGCCGGACACCACCgctgcctccgcctccacctccgccCCCGAGCCGCCGGCGCCGGAGTTCAAGCCGCCGCCAGGGTTCAAGGTGCCCGAGCCCAAGAGGTTCGAGGTCAAGCCCGGCCAGCAGAACAGCGTCCTCGGCGCCTCGCTCGCCATCCCCCTCCGCCTCAGCACCGGCGTCTTCGTCCTCGG GTACTCGCCATCACTTGTTTCTCCATCAGAGATACCATCAGACCAATACGCACTGGAATTCGGAG CTTGGAAGGTGAAGGAGGAATCAAAAATAGGACAGTGCAAACGACCAGAAAAGCCTATCGAAATATATGAATTTGAAGG CTGTCCATTTTGTCGAAAG GTCAGAGAGATGGTATCAGTCTTGGACCTGGATGTATTATTTTATCCCTGTCCTCAAAAAGGCCCGACATTCCGACCTAAAGTCCTGGAGATGGGTGGAAAGAAACAGTTTCCTTACATG GTGGATCCAAACACAGGGGTCGCCATGTATGAATCAGATGACATCATAAAATACCTAGCtgacacatatg GCGATGGAACTGTTCCAATTATGCTATCACTTGGTCTATTAACA ACGATCACAGCAGGGCTTGCTACTCTTGGTCGTTTTGGAAAG GGAAATTCCTATACTGCTTCAAAAGTTCCACCTCAGCCAATAAAGATATGGGCATATGAG GGATCCCCCTTCTGTAGATTAGTACGAGAGACGCTTGTTGAGTTGGAATTGCCACATTTGCTACACAG CTGCGCACGTGGCAGCCCTAAACGACAAGAATTTTTGAAGAAAAAGGGTGTTTTCCAG GCGCCTTACATTGAAGATCCGAACACCGGAGTCCAGATGTTCGAAAGCGCTGAAATCATAGACTACCTGAAGGGAACATATGCCCTATACCCAAGCTCATAG
- the LOC136501124 gene encoding kinesin-like protein KIN-5C has translation MSSRHDKEKAVNVQVLLRCRPFSDDELRSNAPQVITCNDFQREVAVTQSIAGKQFDRVFTFDKVFGPTAKQKDLYDQAIIPIVNEVLEGFNCTIFAYGQTGTGKTYTMEGECRRAKSRPKGQLPADAGVIPRAVKQIFDTLERQNTEYSVKVTFLELYNEEITDLLAPEEISKAAFEDRQKKTLPLMEDGKGGVLVRGLEEEIVTNASEIFSLLERGSAKRRTAETLLNKQSSRSHSLFSITIHIKEATPEGEELIKCGKLNLVDLAGSENISRSGAKEGRAREAGEINKSLLTLGRVITALVEHLGHVPYRDSKLTRLLRDSLGGRTKTCIIATVSPSVHCLEETLSTLDYAHRAKSIKNRPEVNQKMMKSTLIKDLYGEIDRLKAEVYAAREKVGVYIPKDRYQQEENERKAMADQIEQMNASLEANQKLISDLQQKYDSELQHSADLSKKLEVTEKHLDHTSNLLSTTKEDLKQAQYDLKEKDYIISEQKKAENALTHQACVLRSDLEKYTRDNTSLYSKIARGDKLSATNRSVVNTFQTDLASKLDILSNTLNASVDQQNMHLKSVEDLCQSCVESHDKATSELKKKILASKSLYMSHMEAFQNIVLLHKASANATLEDVSSLSAASCCSLDQLLACVEGEAQNIFNDIHKLLTTHRSEMTHFTQELRESFRISLDRTKEMSTYIIGLFDKYVEETSKLQSHSNNTHEAQMKSIEDFQMAYEEQSKSEEQKLLADISSLVSKHITRQRELVGVRLSSLGDSARGNKAFLDEHTSAMEFVTKDAKRKWETFAEQAENDCKAGSSFSAAKHCRMETMLQECACTVDSAVQQWKKSHAAVNDLSRKQVAEVEALVRTAIENNEQHEVDVASSRAVAEEDASKTSKDIAQGVENLLEEARNSSSRVVSTVEAHFAELQKLQENHSSQAAGINMHADNAFQTSYKDYEPTGETPVRSEPNVPSKGSIESLRAMPMETLMNEFRENHPYESESSKESKLSQIPRLPLATIN, from the exons ATGTCGTCGCGACACGACAAGGAGAAGGCGGTGAACGTACAGGTCCTCCTCCGCTGCAG GCCCTTCAGTGACGATGAGCTCCGGAGCAACGCGCCGCAGGTCATCACCTGCAACGACTTCCAGCGGGAGGTCGCCGTCACACAGAGCATCGCCGGGAAGCAGTTCGACCGGGTCTTCACCTTCGACAAG GTTTTTGGACCGACCGCAAAGCAGAAGGACTTGTATGACCAGGCCATTATTCCTATTGTAAATGAAGTCTTGGAAGGATTCAACTGCACCATATTTGCGTATGGCCAGACAGGCACTGGAAAAACATATACCATGGAAGGCGAGTGTAGGAGAGCCAAG AGTAGGCCAAAGGGTCAATTACCTGCAGACGCTGGAGTTATACCTCGGGCAGTAAAGCAAATCTTTGATACCCTGGAGAGGCAGAACACTGAGTACAGTGTTAAGGTCACGTTCCTTGAGCTGTACAATGAGGAAATTACAGATCTTCTTGCACCTGAAGAGATATCTAAGGCTGCATTTGAGGATAGACAGAAGAAAACCTTACCTCTTATGGAGGATGGGAAGGGTGGAGTTCTTGTTCGAGGTCTTGAGGAAGAAATTGTCACGAATGCAAGTGAAATATTCTCTCTATTAGAAAGGGGGTCTGCAAAGCGCCGCACTGCAGAGACATTACTGAACAAGCAATCCAG TCGATCGCACTCCCTATTCTCAATCACGATTCACATAAAAGAGGCAACCCCTGAAGGAGAAGAGCTGATAAAATGCGGGAAGTTAAATCTAGTTGACTTGGCTGGGTCTGAGAACATCTCTCGTTCTGGAGCTAAGGAG GGCCGTGCAAGGGAGGCTGGCGAAATTAATAAGAGCTTGCTTACTCTGGGCCGTGTGATTACGGCATTGGTAGAACACCTTGGACATGTTCCTTACAG GGACAGCAAACTCACAAGATTGCTGCGTGATTCATTGGGAGGAAGAACAAAGACTTGCATTATCGCTACTGTTTCACCCTCCGTGCATTGCCTCGAAGAAACCTTGAGTACTTTGGATTATGCACACCGGGCAAAGAGCATTAAGAACAGACCTGAG GTAAACCAGAAAATGATGAAATCAACATTAATTAAAGATCTTTATGGTGAAATTGACCGACTTAAGGCAG AGGTATACGCTGCTCGAgaaaaagttggagtgtacattcCCAAAGACAGATATCAGCAGGAGGAAAATGAGCGAAAG GCGATGGCTGATCAGATAGAACAAATGAATGCTTCTTTGGAAGCAAACCAGAAGCTAATTAGTGATTTGCAACAAAAGTATGATTCCGAGCTTCAACATTCTGCTGATTTGAGCAAAAAGCTCGAAGTCACAGAG AAACATTTGGACCACACAAGCAACCTACTCTCCACGACAAAAGAAGATCTGAAGCAGGCACAGTATGATCTAAAGGAGAAAGATTATATAATTTCAGAACAGAAAAAAGCAG AAAATGCTTTAACACACCAAGCTTGTGTGCTGAGATCAGATCTGGAAAAATATACTCGTGATAATACTTCACTGTATTCAAAAATTG CTAGGGGAGACAAGCTAAGTGCAACAAATAGATCAGTCGTGAATACATTCCAAACTGACCTTGCTTCGAAGTTGGATATTCTTTCCAATACACTCAATGCATCTGTAGATCAACAAAATATGCACCTAAAGTCTGTGGAGGATTTATGCCAATCTTGTGTTGAGTCCCATGACAAG GCTACTTCTGAGCTGAAAAAGAAAATTTTGGCTTCAAAATCATTATACATGTCGCATATGGAAGCTTTCCAAAATATTGTCCTCCtacataaagcaagtgcaaatgcCACACTAGAAGATGTATCATCACTCTCTGCTGCAAGCTGCTGTAGTCTTGACCAG CTACTAGCTTGTGTTGAGGGAGAGGCACAGAATATATTTAATGACATCCATAAATTGTTAACCACCCACCGAAGCGAAATGACACACTTCACTCAAGAATTAAGGGAG AGTTTCCGAATAAGCTTGGACAGGACAAAAGAAATGTCCACTTATATTATTGGGCTATTTGACAAGTACGTTGAGGAAACATCCAAGTTACAGAGCCACTCAAATAATACTCATGAAGCACAAATGAAAAGCATTGAAGATTTCCAGATGGCTTATGAG GAGCAATCAAAATCAGAGGAGCAGAAGCTTCTAGCGGACATAAGCAGTTTAGTGTCTAAACATATTACTCGACAAAGAGAGTTG GTGGGTGTTAGATTGAGTTCTCTGGGTGATTCTGCCCGTGGAAACAAGGCATTTTTGGATGAACACACATCGGCCATGGAGTTTGTCACAAAAGATGCTAAGAGGAAGTGGGAAACATTTGCAGAGCAGGCTGAGAATGACTGCAAAGCTGGCTCCAGCTTCTCTGCAGCTAAGCATTGCCGCATGGAAACCATGCTGCAGGAGTG CGCATGCACTGTTGACTCCGCTGTTCAGCAATGGAAGAAGTCACATGCTGCTGTCAACGATCTCAGCAGAAAGCAAGTTGCTGAAGTTGAAGCACTTGTCAG GACTGCAATTGAGAACAATGAGCAACATGAAGTGGACGTTGCATCTTCTCGAGCTGTGGCTGAAGAAGACGCCTCCAAAACCAGCAAGGACATAGCCCAGGGCGTTGAAA ATCTGTTGGAAGAGGCCCGGAATTCGAGTTCAAGAGTGGTCTCAACGGTGGAGGCTCACTTCGCAGAGCTACAGAAGCTGCAAGAGAACCACTCCAGCCAGGCTGCCGGTATCAACATGCACGCCGACAATGCTTTCCAAACCAGTTACAAG GACTACGAACCGACTGGTGAAACTCCGGTGAGGTCTGAGCCGAATGTGCCAAGCAAAGGTTCGATTGAGTCGCTGCGAGCGATGCCGATGGAGACCTTGATGAATGAGTTCCGTGAGAACCATCCATATGAATCTGAATCGAGCAAAGAATCCAAGTTATCTCAGATTCCTCGCTTGCCGCTCGCGACAATCAACTGA
- the LOC136501126 gene encoding calcium-binding protein CBP-like has protein sequence MADYNRYGHSYSYGGGGGYSQGPPPSAPPAPHMPATTTAAPPSSSSYGGYPPAAYPPPPPQVAAGGFGSGGYGFVPVAFPPGTHPDVERAFRAADRDCSGAIDERELQGALSSAYHRFSIRTVRLLMFLFNDPSSSTPSRMGPTQFVSLWNCLGQWRGIFDRYDRDRSGKIDSRELTEALRSLGYAVPPSVIELLIANYNNGVPSNGALDFDNFVECGMIVKGLTEKFKEKDTRYTGSATLTYDGFLSMVIPFIVP, from the exons ATGGCCGACTACAACCGCTACGGCCACAGCTACagctacggcggcggcggcgggtataGCCAAGGGCCACCGCCCTCAGCCCCGCCGGCGCCGCACATGCCCGCCACCACCACAGCCGCCCCGCCCTCCTCGTCCTCCTACGGCGGGTACCCGCCCGCCGCCTACCCTCCGCCGCCCCCGCAGGTGGCGGCGGGCGGATTCGGCTCCGGCGGCTACGGCTTCGTCCCCGTCGCGTTCCCGCCGGGGACGCACCCGGACGTCGAGCGCGCCTTCCGCGCCGCCGACCGCGACTGCAGCGGCGCCATCGACGAGCGCGAGCTGCAGGGGGCGCTCTCCTCCGCCTACCACCGCTTCAGCATCCGCACCGTCCGCCTCCTCATGTTCCTCTTCAACgacccctcctcctccacgccctcACGGATGG GGCCAACACAGTTTGTATCTCTCTGGAATTGCCTTGGGCAATGGCGG GGAATTTTCGACAGATACGATAGGGATCGGAGTGGCAAAATCGACTCCCGTGAGTTGACCGAAGCTCTTCGTAGCCTTGGATATGCCGTTCCACCTTCTGTCATCGAGCTTCTTATAGCGAATTACAACAATGGTGTGCCTAGCAATGGCGCGCTAGACTTTGACAACTTTGTGGA ATGTGGGATGATTGTGAAG GGTTTAACTGAGAAATTCAAGGAGAAGGATACCCGCTACACTGGCTCGGCCACTCTTACAtatgatggattcttgtcaatGGTCATCCCCTTCATCGTCCCTTAG